The Molothrus ater isolate BHLD 08-10-18 breed brown headed cowbird chromosome 1, BPBGC_Mater_1.1, whole genome shotgun sequence genome includes a window with the following:
- the ZNF706 gene encoding zinc finger protein 706 — translation MARGQQKIQSQQKNAKKQAEQKKKQGHDQKAAAKAALIYTCTVCRTQMPDPKTFKQHFESKHPKTPLPPELADVQA, via the exons ATGGCTCGTGGACAGCAGAAGATTCAGTCGCAGCAGAAAAATGCCAAAAAGCAAGCtgagcaaaaaaagaaacaaggacatgatcagaaggctgcagccaaggctgcctTGATATATACCTGCACTGTCTGTAGG ACTCAAATGCCGGATCCCAAGACCTTCAAACAGCACTTTGAAAGCAAGCATCCTAAGACTCCACTTCCTCCAGAATTGGCTGATGTTCAGGCATAA